tgggcctacttcttaactctgtctcctgcaatgtctcttctttaactgtcattagatgaccagggtgaacatgttctgtactgttataggctggagaATTTTGTGCAAGgggtctgtgatggcactattttatttattaaaaaaggacccccccattggggaattgtttgtcagctcatgcactctatTACGAGTCTCACACCCCTACATTGGATCTACTTCTTGACTCGGTTTCCTGCAAAGTCTCTTCCTTAtcttatctccgactacatgacctgggtgaacgtgttctgtactgatgTAGGCCagtgaatgttgggcaagaggggctgagaaaggaccccacattggggaattgggcatgacattacattgggcatacttcttaactctgtctcttgcaatgtgtcctttaactgcaactagatcaccagggtgaacgtgctctatatggtgcattttgggcaagggtgctgtgatggcactattttatttagtaaagaaaggaccccacattggggaattgggcatgagatTATATtgggctacttcttaactctgtttcctgcaatgtctcttccttatctccaaatACATGACCTGGGAGAACGTGTtcggtactgttataggccacagaattttgggcaagggggctgtgatggcaatagtatatttttaaaaaaggtacccccattggtgaaattacatccttgttggcaaagacttcataacatttgtgtacctcaaagagctcacttgaaaagctcctttttgtgttacctggttgctcacattggacataatacacttcatataaacttgataaagcaatgctgttagtttggctcagtagttcattacaaatatttatttgttgactatattagtttctctccttgagagcgataactttggctgcctaaaaagtacaaatggcgaatatacaaatggcgatttgtaatccAGATTAAaacactgtataccgaatgcattcagataatcacatagctgcatttcttgtaaaagatTACATATAtgtcagacaatgctcatagtgacacaatcttgagaaatgtttgcttattcacttcacaaacagttctaagcctctatatgtttgctgtttgtcattgtaaaacattaaggtttactgaaactctgcctgtggtggtttgatctaaatccttgtggcttttatattataggggtttatggcccctcgtctgatgactccatgatatctcagtttcatacaaccttcaaagttagccacttgaagggctgcgtaaaactagagttactacatagtgtaaatcactatataagaccagagaaacatgactaaggctacgttcacatttgcgttgtgcgccgcagcgtcggcgccgcaacgcacaacgcaaacaaaaacgcattcaaacgcatgcacaacgctgcgttttgcgccgcatgcgtgcaacgcatgcggcgcaaaaatgctgcgtttttggtcAACGCAGTTGCGTTtgtaacaaaaaacgcagcgttttgcgccgcatgcgttttttgggcaCTGAGTCATTCTTCtttccccaccccaaaaaaaaactttctacacaatagataaggtccaccaatggctagaagagggttggtgtttatgtaattgtgtatatataccctggcagagatgaattcctcccattttgctggtattcatgatggagcgtcccatggacagtatctacatggatatggagatggattttgccttggctcatgcctatgctgtcgcctgttctcatcaaagggaaagggaaaaacggagatggagtcgtcgctgcttttggatacaccctatcttggaagtccgggagagccgtggagcataccatagcttgtttggggaactcaatgacaacctggagaaatatttccaatataccaggatgtctcaggacagcttccggtatcttctgcgtcgggtggaaggatccattggcaggcaggacacgcagctccggaaagctatttccgcagaggaacggcttctggtgactctacggtacgtagctgtttgaatgactgtgatatgttcttcccttttatttttttttttcattttttgggtttagtatggtcaatgtacttttataaattacaatgtacttttataaattacaatgtacttttataaattatgtactttaatgtaataatttctttctcttcttggcagtttcctggctaccggagagaccttgagatcccttcattttcagttccggattggagtctccactctctccggaattattgctgagacatgccgcgctttgtgggataatcttcgtgaggaatttttacccgtccctacaagagaaatctgggaggccaacgccgagaaatttgaggaagtgtgttcgtttccaaactgtattggcgcagtggacggaaagcacattcgtattaccaagccagggaaaagtggatccatgttctacaactacaaaaaatatttttccactgtgctaatggcaattgccggtgccgactgccgttttctcgcagtggacattggtgcatttggccgtgcaaatgactcgagcacatttaaagagtcggatatgggccaaaaattgtatagcaacaattttaatttcccacagccacgacctcttccccacaccgaaggccctgcaatGCCCttggttgtggttggggatgaggcattccaaatgtctgccaacctattgaaaccctactccagtcggggcttggaccatacaaaaagggttttcaattatagactgtccagggccagaaggactgtggagtgcgcctttggcatccttgtctccaaatggcggatactAGGAtctgccattaatctgaaaactgagacagtggatgaggtggtgaaggcgtgtgtggttctccacaattatattctgaccaaagagagactgaacgtggaactggATGAACCCATAGACAACCCATTGACCGATTACcaggatcatcctctgaggacaagtgtggaaattgcacagatgagggatcgttttgcggcctattttgtgtcagatgttggccgtgtgtcatggcaagatacaatggtgtagtgtttatgttttacTCTTGGACTTTATTCTGGATTTAACTACACCAATTAATCCCTGTATTGTGATTGTACTAAGAATATAATATGGTAATAAACTAATTCTACATTATGTGCAATATCCGTTTTGGTTGGTTTGCTTAtgtcaaatttggcatctacctattGTTCACtattgtaatgtgccttatctgaaaacccctttttttttaaaatgttgttgtttaataaaaaatttttctacagttttctaccctgcttcaaagtacaaatttataccataccatataacatatgtATTGGTTTGTCAGATTGCCgtttatcgttgtgtttgacagcaaaaacaacgataccagcgatgttttacaatggtaaccatggtaaacatcgggttaccaagcgcaggcccgcgcttagtaacccgatgtttaccatggttaccagtgttaaatgtaaaataaaaaataaaaaaacatatactcatcttcacgtcccccggcgtccgcttccttcactgactgagcgccggccgtaaagtgaatgcacagcacagcgttgatgTGACCGCtttgctgtgagggacgtcactcagtcagtgcagggaagctgatgccgggggatgcgattgtgagtatatgttttttgttcttcctttaacactggtaaccagggtaaacatcgcaagtgcgccctgcgcttagcaacccgatgtttaccatggttacccggggacctcggcatcgttggttgctggagagctgtcacacagacagctctccagcgaccaaatagcgatgctgctgtgatctgcatcattgtctgttttgctgcagcattgttaagtgtgatggtacctttacgggatgtgtccacgttcaggattgcatccggatttgctcaggttttttcatcagtatttgtaagccaaaaccaggagtggaacaattagaggaaaagtagaatagaaacatatgctccacttctgtatttatcacccactcctggttttggctacaaatattgatttaaaatcctgaccaaatccggatgcaatcctgagcgtggacacatacccttagtgtttgaaaacacctcaaacagcaatgagagacacacaaAAAAAGGTAAACTTTAAAAAGCCAAAAATACTGTCtgtcattgcatatatgaggtgtttgaagcacaaaatatgtgtacggcgcacggcgtgaattgccgagaagtgtacttgaaaataagaacaaatattgtatacaaaaaacaaatttttattggggggtaacagaaaaaaaaggggaaacaaaTTAGGGGGTATCAATATTAATATCCGCTACCAGCGGTGACTGGTATAggtgtttttttttacagggaggggaacaggaagaggaggaggagccataGTCAAGGAGGCTGGAAGGCAGGTCCAACccctccgcagggtatactggggaaaccggatcatctgtaggggagggaggaggcaacacaagacgctggtatttttttttgccctggctgctcctgctgcggctagagccaTGGTGAGAAGTTGGAGTCTctactggagcagccagagcctcactgACTGCCTCTGTATGCCTCCTCTTTTTTGTGTGCTTTCTTCCTCCTGCGTCAGCTCCCCCAGATTCACTCCTACGGCCCCCAGTAACACTCCTACGggtggatgagggcctggcaggagcaggagtcggcggcaaactggtatggtgcctgtggtggcgtcgctcggcacgtggacctcggtggggtggctggagtggctctgcagcagtagtcggagtcatgctagccagcgacggtactactggcagtgtcgctgactgcatgcaccgagactgctgcagagccctcacataggaattgttgcagtcctgcatcaccgaaatctggagttccggcgtaaggttttccaccatgcctttagcaattgtacttaaaaaatgctttgccggatttgagagctcggcttccaggttttcaaggcgccgttccatactggacattttatcgctcaacgctttgaaaccgttctggaacaccgtgctcaagtgcaaaaattcgggcatgactgacctgtccgaggcccgctggcgctgtcgggaattcccgaacgaaggtgcgccagtggcctcgggcaggggaaaacctgatgtaccggcagccggttctccagatgatggtggtgcaagcctgctgtcgctgtgggagggctgtgacggctcagatggcgatccatgaagttccgcttcacagggggcaGCTCGCTGGAGGGtgttgctgtgtgtcctgtgaaaagataaggaaaaaattagtcttcaattaataacctatcacatacgccaactcctgtcaaaaaaattacatgacacatccaaacattacaatcccctgtctctcagtctgtgtggcctataataaattgctgattgttatcgccagctgaccattagggctcacgataacaatcatggacatacctacggcagaaaatgactgttcattcacgttggcaaaggcaatgcatacccctgtcatcgTAAAAAAATTTTTTCGAGATGCTGCCTATgtcgcaaaaatagtataaaattaaAATTCAAGAATCAAATttaaaaaccaaaataaaaaaaaaatgactttgctgatctgatcgcaggaatggccatgacgttaggatcatgtgatcgagacgtcatcattattcctgcgatcagaactacactgactcagaacttaacctgtcatggactacaaggactcacgcttaaccaaaaaaaatatgggctatataccattccactagggaaaaaggatggccaatatgctacgctgactacatggatgggcaatacactatgttcctggCAAAtaaactatgtggatacgtggctagaacgtgtactatgtggctgcgatatagtggcctggcaatatactatgtgtatgcgcaatgtacgtggctgggcaatgtactatgtggctgtgcaatattatgtgtctgtgcaatgtacaatgtggctgtgcaatatgctatgtggattaaatacttactgtcggcgggaaAGGATGGGTCTCAGGAATTGTAGTGCCCGGTTATATTTATATGGCACAGACTTGCCCACCGCAGCACCACTCCGCGATTGCTCCTCCTCTGCtcggagccccttattgaaacggtccttcatggatcgccatctggtcctcaactttttaactgtgaatgcaaacaaacaaaaaaaaggttacatatctaGAATTTtacaaggataaaacaaccgtgtgcgatgcaaagtttaggcgttgatcgcatcacacacggttgtgtttatcctggcaagatgggtcatagcagcgtctcagcaatactcactaaaggtgcctttgtccttcgctgaggcactgtcaaagccatcccacagcgactttgccacctctgcccacaaacgtctcgacaccacctggtccatgtgccaggggtcacggctgtcccacaacgggccacgctcctggatgctggaaatCAGGAGGTCAACATCGATACTTTCcatgtggtcccgttgtgaaacctagaaaaaatagaaaaaaaaaagattacaaatatgcaaatattaacaagcaccagcacctggcatgatttgtacctttgccctatccttggacatttgatgtatgtatatttatgttttctacacctgtattttggaatgtttgtgtgcagggagttcaactttatgtaaagcccccgtctcacatagcgagatcgctgctgagtcacaagttttttgatgcaacagcgacctcagtagccatctatgtgtgacacgtaccagcgatcaggcccctgctgtgagattgctggtcgtgttggaatggcctggtcatttttttggtcgttgaggtaccgctgacatcgctgaatcggtgtgtgtgacacagatccagcaatgtgttcactggtaaccagggtaaacatcgggttactaagcgcagggccgcgcttagtaacccgatgtttaccctggttacccaaaaaaaaaaaaacagtacatactcaccatctgatgtccgtcaggtcccttgccgtctgcttcctgctctgactgtctgccggccgtaaagtgagagcacagcacagcagtgacgtcactgctgtgctgtgctctcactgttcggcggcactgtcagagcaggaacgcagacggcaagggacatgacagacatcagaaggcgagtatgtactgttttttttttttttgggtaaccagggtaaacatcgggttaagcgcggccctgcgcttagtaacccgatgtttaccctggttacccgggtgctgcagggggacttcggcattgttgaagacagtttcaacgatgccgaagtcggtcccctgatcgttggtcgctggagagagctgtctgtgtgacagctccccagcgaccacacaacgacttaccaacgatcacggccaggtcgtatcgctggtcgtgatcgttggtaaatcgctatgtgagacggggcctttaccttcccccgatacttgctgccctgaaaagctataatttaattaagcttagtaaacatccctagtgaaaccaggatgctcctaatgttcctcccagcaggatgctattcaaaaaaaaagataaaaaaaaaaaagatactcacTTGCCGGCCTGACGCAACACCTTCGCCCCGACCTcgctgctcccgctgactgccttccccctcctcacttgaagaagcctgtaaaaattgtatacaaaaattattgacaATGGTACAAATGGCATTGAAtattaagcaactggacataataactcaccgcactccccctcgcCGATTGCCTACACTCTGACTCactcgccattcttgcaagtttgctctgcaatgaaaaaattataaaaaattcaCATCCAAAGAACAAAAAATTAAAACaagcacaattgactgttgactgatagataGGAGAATGCAAACtgaaaaaagcgacaccacaacgccatacattgcaagagaacacaatagaagaaacaatacaagaatagacccaaaaatTTGTTTACAACAAAAGACACcaatgtccaaatttttaaatattaaaaaactttacagggaaaaaaagtcacaatgaaatagcaaactgcacgccatactttacaattgcaaaaagacatgatccaaaacaacaccatctggtgacatctaccacagaaatacatcttgaaaaggagaaaaataccattctagataataagcaataaacattacgggaaaaccgcaggtaaaaatacagcaacccaaaagataaaccataaaatagaaaagaaaacacatgaaatttAACATAGAAAAAttgccccaccaaaaaaaaaaaaataaataaaaaattatactacacacttggcaatgaaaagtcaaggaaggagatatatgccatacggaaaatgACGTAAAATcatcatagataaaaaaaaaaaaaaaaagaaaaaaaaagggaaaatacaatttcaaaatagaatggcatagcagcacggaacaatacaatacaaatgaaacaacattaatgtagccccccccaccagcaagaaaagacactcaaggaaagaaaaataaATGCCAACAGCaataaacacagcaagacatgagccaagaaaacgccatacggttacccccaacaatagaaaccaggaaAATACATGCACctgaaattaaacaataaaaaatatgccAAAAATCAaaaattgaacaaccgcatgacaccagaacaaccaaaAATCCATTAAaagaatccaaaaccaagcaaggccgaagaaaaGAAAtgccagcatataacgccagaagtacatcaaaaccagattaaaaacacaatttttcaataacaacccacagtgccataaccgtacaatagcacacaccaaacattgcacaaattaaaatcaaaatcaagaaagaaaacacagaataaaaaatatgcaaagagaaatatatacttacaggtttggaaagcagattgctcctctcagtgtcttctctgtgtgttgtgtggatagccttgtgaaagacaatggcaaccccccctttttttttcctaaatatagtgtttttttagtgtctagacaaagtctagacaatgttttgcatttttaattgggaaacgcatgcgtcgtacaacgcaccacaacgcaagtacttgcgtcgtctgcgttgtcaatgcaagtcaatgggaaaaaaggcgcattgacgacgcaaacacgacgcaaacacgacgcatgcgttttttaaaaagtctgcgccgccaaaaaaatgcaacatgttgcatttgccgcgccctgacaggtgcgcccttacgccgcatgcggcgtacaacgcaacaaaccgcatgacaacgcatgtacatgcgtcgccatgcggccccaatgttaaagatagggacgcacgacgcatgcgttttcttgcggcgacgacgctgcagggcacaacgcaaatgtgaacgtagcctaagacagatgccaaaactggggtacatgtgcagtgtgctcatacctgcataaatggggatgcccatgcagtgtaggtaacctCCCagaggttctctgtcttggtgttgcttctctgatattccagatggatgatgtttaaaagcctcttgttgatgatgtaagcatactgtatgtagttaatctttatgtacttattaacctttgtatgttaagtaaTAATGGGGTGGATATGACTACtatgcagggctggccttgctgccaatgtgtaaaacaaaggagtacgggagtacaaaatgaatattgtgaagtggattttcatgtgggttccaaggcataatggagtGCTTATGACTATGcctcagggctggccttgctgccaatgtgtaaaacaaaggagtacagtagTACAGAATGaatattgtgaaatggattttcatccattatgtgggttccaaggcataatgtggtgcatatgattgactatgcagcagggctggccttgctgccaatgtgtaaaacaaaggagtacgggagtacaaaatgcataatgtgaagtggattttcatgggcccatccaatatgtgtatatatacagtacactaccgttcaaaagtttagggtcacccagacaattttgtgttttccttgAAAACTCatgcttttattaatcaaatgagttttcaaatgaattgaaaatctagtccagacattgacaaggttcgaaaaaaagatttttatttgaaataagaattttctccttcaaactttgcttttgtcaaagaatgctccctttgcagcacgtacagcattgcagacctttggcattccagcagttaatttactgaggtaatctagagagatttcaccccatgcttccagaaacccctcccacaagttggtttggctgtaTGGGCATTTTTTTGCGTATCCTGCAGTCAAGCTGCTCCCGGAACAGCTCAGTGGGGTTGAGatttggtgactgcactggccactccattacaggtaaaataccagctgcctgcttcttccctaaatagttcttgcataatttggaggtatgctttgggtcattgtcctgttgtaggatgaaattggctccaatcaagtgctgtccacagggaatggcatggcattgcaaaatgaagTGAtatccttccttattcaaaatcccttttaccttgtacaaatctcccactttaccagcaccaaagcaaccccagaccatcacattacctccaccatgcttgacagatggtgttaggcactcttccagcatcttttcagttgttctgtccagatggtggataagcagccctaaggaagttccaaagaaattcaagctgtgctGCAGTCTCGGGGTGTATCAGTGTCAGCGTCAACTATCTGTCAACAATTGAATGAAATGAAAAGCTACAGCATGGAATCCAGGAGGATCCTACTTTtgacaaagagacataaaaaagctaaactGCAGTTTGGCAAAATGTAcgtgaaaaaaacaaaatccttctgggaaagcatcttattagggacagatgagaccaagatatagCTTTTtgcaaagcacatcattctactgtttgccgAAAAAGGaaacacaatacctacagtcaaacatggcaggggttcaaatatattttggggttgttttgctgcccctGGGTTGCAATGTGCTCAGCGTCTGAAAACTGAGTTTGCATTCTAGGTTATGAATCTATAAATTGCTGTTGGTAGAAGGctctcttcaaatatgagagacctagagCAGTTTACAAAAAAGTGGTTCAACATTCCTGATGAGAGTTTTAAGAAGCTTGTTGTTTGTTATAGGAAAAGATTGATTGCAGCTATTTATTCAaaaaggtgtgcaaccaaatattatgtTGAGGATGCAGACAATTTTTCCAGCCCTTTTTAGTGTTttgagtgaaattatgtccaatttgccttattttcctatgttttttttgtgttgttccaatacatatagaaaataaacatgtgtataacaaaacacgtgTAACTGCTATAATTTTTGGGGAGAAATACCTAATTTTctagaataatttcaagggtgccaacactgtcGGCCATGATGatatatt
This is a stretch of genomic DNA from Ranitomeya variabilis isolate aRanVar5 chromosome 6, aRanVar5.hap1, whole genome shotgun sequence. It encodes these proteins:
- the LOC143783258 gene encoding uncharacterized protein LOC143783258, which codes for MMERPMDSIYMDMEMDFALAHAYAVACSHQREREKRRWSRRCFWIHPILEVRESRGAYHSLFGELNDNLEKYFQYTRMSQDSFRYLLRRVEGSIGRQDTQLRKAISAEERLLVTLRFLATGETLRSLHFQFRIGVSTLSGIIAETCRALWDNLREEFLPVPTREIWEANAEKFEEVCSFPNCIGAVDGKHIRITKPGKSGSMFYNYKKYFSTVLMIAVYRCV